One region of Eupeodes corollae chromosome 1, idEupCoro1.1, whole genome shotgun sequence genomic DNA includes:
- the LOC129944260 gene encoding probable serine/threonine-protein kinase clkA, with amino-acid sequence MEVLTPAEKFKLVLDLITKIPEFDGNSKNLVDFLDRVDCIIHTVESFEESAKVILVGYVKDKITGKARCQLQRHGRLTTWAEIKEVLKNNFGERMSIEKLIDSIRTARVSTTIEDYYNKINILLSRIYSVYLLANNANEMTQTIESNQRIALQAFKYNLPEPTKSIILSRNPNSLRDAFKIIQELNHQRLGPSTGRNDVGSSYNNSRSNYNSFSRNNNSSRGHKHNRQYNNYNYGGSSGSNYSSTNQNNNGSQNGNSRSNQNNNFNQSGQSRRSFNNNTSGQSRQVNNNANSNQSRNTNRNRQADNHEQMDISLNEQGDTENGRSGNNNQNFQRGRRNNYPI; translated from the coding sequence ATGGAAGTTTTAACTCCTGCTGAAAAGTTTAAGTTAGTATTAGATTTAATCACAAAGATTCCCGAGTTTGATGGGAATAGTAAAAATTTAGTTGATTTCCTGGACAGGGTAGATTGTATTATTCATACTGTTGAGTCATTTGAAGAATCcgcaaaagtaattcttgttgGGTatgttaaagataaaattacaGGCAAAGCTAGGTGCCAATTGCAAAGACATGGCAGACTTACAACTTGGGCTGAAATTaaggaagttttaaaaaacaattttggcgAACGAATGTCAATCGAAAAACTTATAGATAGTATTCGCACAGCAAGAGTTTCTACAACAATTGAGgattattataacaaaattaatattttattaagtagGATATATAGCGTTTACCTGTTAGCAAATAATGCAAATGAAATGACTCAAACGATTGAGTCTAATCAGAGGATTGCACTTCAAGCGTTTAAATATAATCTTCCAGAGCCAACAAAATCTATAATTCTTAGTAGAAACCCAAATTCATTGCGTGAcgcatttaaaataatacaggAACTTAACCACCAACGACTTGGTCCTAGCACGGGTCGCAATGATGTAGGTAGTAGTTATAATAATTCTAGGTCGAACTATAACTCATTTTCACGGAATAACAATTCTTCTCGAGGTCATAAGCATAACAGACAATACAATAACTATAACTATGGTGGCTCATCTGGTTCAAATTATTCTTCTACTAACCAAAATAATAATGGTAGTCAGAATGGAAATTCacgttcaaatcaaaataataattttaatcagAGTGGACAATCACGTCGAAGCTTCAATAATAATACCAGTGGCCAATCTCGTCAAGTCAACAACAATGCAAATAGTAATCAATCTCGAAACACAAACAGAAATAGGCAGGCCGATAACCATGAGCAAATGGATATTTCGCTTAATGAACAGGGTGATACTGAAAATGGCCGTTCTGGAAATAATAATCAGAATTTTCAAAGGGGTCGAAGAAACAATTACCCTATATAG